In Triticum aestivum cultivar Chinese Spring chromosome 5B, IWGSC CS RefSeq v2.1, whole genome shotgun sequence, the following proteins share a genomic window:
- the LOC123110332 gene encoding uncharacterized protein isoform X3: protein MSLRRLIGISSAAVSVRSLSGRLPHTFSTAAASSHPPWAVIDRTTRVDRSSSAPGACFRPVEPPAVSRVSAPAHLIDPSQRPGAGSTNVLHHLGGNVVQLLFGTVDAASGDGHLLLSYHDHRAEGPCTTWDLTGDPEIHRFVCNPLTGQMLRLPDIGGSRRIIVFHHMGLLTQADARLGNGPPDRFAVAELIFDGAAFERFLSDEGEWRTVMGVPRGPLLRRQMEVNQETVAFGGRLWWVDLAFGAISVDPFADWPETRFVELPSGSVLPARASTNDGDFGELEDKVMFKEEVAKHRRIGVSEGRLRYAEVSPHDPFLLSSFALDGDEGSGWTLEHQVALRQVLADGGYPWQENSTQAAPQIAVLDPLNANVIYLKVGEHIVVVDVNNGKVIGASPLEEEYLYLSLVPCVLPPWLGSSRIPTPGKSNGMEATDDPVPWK, encoded by the exons ATGTCGCTCCGGCGCCTCATCGGCATATCCTCCGCCGCAGTCTCCGTCCGCTCCCTCTCCGGGCGCCTCCCCCACACCTTCTCCAccgctgccgcctcctcgcacccgcCATGGGCCGTCATCGACCGCACGACAAGGGTCGACAGGTCGTCGTCGGCCCCGGGCGCGTGCTTCCGCCCCGTCGAGCCCCCGGCCGTCTCCCGCGTCTCCGCCCCGGCGCACCTCATCGATCCCAGCCAACGCCCCGGCGCGGGCAGCACCAACGTCCTCCATCACCTCGGCGGCAACGTCGTCCAGCTCCTCTTCGGCACCGTCGACGCCGCCAGCGGcgacggccacctcctcctcaGCTACCACGACCACCGAGCCGAGGGCCCCTGCACCACCTGGGATCTGACGGGGGACCCCGAAATTCACCGCTTCGTCTGCAACCCCCTCACCGGCCAGATGCTCCGCCTGCCCGACATCGGCGGCTCCAGGAGGATCATCGTCTTCCACCACATGGGTCTCCTCACGCAGGCTGATGCCCGGCTCGGGAACGGGCCGCCTGACAGGTTCGCCGTCGCCGAGCTCATCTTCGATGGCGCCGCCTTCGAGCGGTTTCTCTCGGATGAAGGGGAGTGGCGGACGGTGATGGGCGTACCGCGCGGACCGCTGCTCCGGCGCCAGATGGAGGTGAACCAGGAGACGGTTGCCTTCGGCGGCCGCCTGTGGTGGGTCGACCTGGCCTTTGGCGCCATCTCCGTTGACCCCTTCGCCGACTGGCCGGAGACCCGCTTCGTCGAGCTGCCCAGCGGCAGCGTGCTCCCTGCGCGCGCAAGTACAAATGACGGAGATTTTGGGGAGCTCGAGGACAAGGTGATGTTCAAGGAGGAGGTGGCCAAGCACCGGCGCATCGGCGTAAGCGAGGGGCGGCTGCGCTACGCCGAGGTCTCTCCTCACGACCCGTTCCTGCTCAGTTCCTTTGCGCTCGACGGCGACGAGGGCAGCGGCTGGACGCTGGAGCACCAGGTGGCGCTCAGGCAGGTCTTGGCGGATGGAGGCTACCCATGGCAGGAGAACTCGACGCAGGCGGCGCCACAGATCGCCGTGCTTGACCCGCTCAACGCCAATGTCATATACCTCAAGGTCGGCGAGCACATCGTCGTCGTGGACGTGAACAATGGGAAGGTGATTGGGGCCTCTCCGCTTGAAGAGGAGTACCTGTACCTTTCTCTTGTGCCATGTGTGCTTCCACCATGGCTTGGATCAAGCCGGATCCCTACCCCAG GAAAGAGCAATGGCATGGAAGCGACAGATGATCCG GTTCCCTGGAAGTAA
- the LOC123110332 gene encoding uncharacterized protein isoform X2 → MSLRRLIGISSAAVSVRSLSGRLPHTFSTAAASSHPPWAVIDRTTRVDRSSSAPGACFRPVEPPAVSRVSAPAHLIDPSQRPGAGSTNVLHHLGGNVVQLLFGTVDAASGDGHLLLSYHDHRAEGPCTTWDLTGDPEIHRFVCNPLTGQMLRLPDIGGSRRIIVFHHMGLLTQADARLGNGPPDRFAVAELIFDGAAFERFLSDEGEWRTVMGVPRGPLLRRQMEVNQETVAFGGRLWWVDLAFGAISVDPFADWPETRFVELPSGSVLPARASTNDGDFGELEDKVMFKEEVAKHRRIGVSEGRLRYAEVSPHDPFLLSSFALDGDEGSGWTLEHQVALRQVLADGGYPWQENSTQAAPQIAVLDPLNANVIYLKVGEHIVVVDVNNGKVIGASPLEEEYLYLSLVPCVLPPWLGSSRIPTPGKSNGMEATDDPVSCI, encoded by the exons ATGTCGCTCCGGCGCCTCATCGGCATATCCTCCGCCGCAGTCTCCGTCCGCTCCCTCTCCGGGCGCCTCCCCCACACCTTCTCCAccgctgccgcctcctcgcacccgcCATGGGCCGTCATCGACCGCACGACAAGGGTCGACAGGTCGTCGTCGGCCCCGGGCGCGTGCTTCCGCCCCGTCGAGCCCCCGGCCGTCTCCCGCGTCTCCGCCCCGGCGCACCTCATCGATCCCAGCCAACGCCCCGGCGCGGGCAGCACCAACGTCCTCCATCACCTCGGCGGCAACGTCGTCCAGCTCCTCTTCGGCACCGTCGACGCCGCCAGCGGcgacggccacctcctcctcaGCTACCACGACCACCGAGCCGAGGGCCCCTGCACCACCTGGGATCTGACGGGGGACCCCGAAATTCACCGCTTCGTCTGCAACCCCCTCACCGGCCAGATGCTCCGCCTGCCCGACATCGGCGGCTCCAGGAGGATCATCGTCTTCCACCACATGGGTCTCCTCACGCAGGCTGATGCCCGGCTCGGGAACGGGCCGCCTGACAGGTTCGCCGTCGCCGAGCTCATCTTCGATGGCGCCGCCTTCGAGCGGTTTCTCTCGGATGAAGGGGAGTGGCGGACGGTGATGGGCGTACCGCGCGGACCGCTGCTCCGGCGCCAGATGGAGGTGAACCAGGAGACGGTTGCCTTCGGCGGCCGCCTGTGGTGGGTCGACCTGGCCTTTGGCGCCATCTCCGTTGACCCCTTCGCCGACTGGCCGGAGACCCGCTTCGTCGAGCTGCCCAGCGGCAGCGTGCTCCCTGCGCGCGCAAGTACAAATGACGGAGATTTTGGGGAGCTCGAGGACAAGGTGATGTTCAAGGAGGAGGTGGCCAAGCACCGGCGCATCGGCGTAAGCGAGGGGCGGCTGCGCTACGCCGAGGTCTCTCCTCACGACCCGTTCCTGCTCAGTTCCTTTGCGCTCGACGGCGACGAGGGCAGCGGCTGGACGCTGGAGCACCAGGTGGCGCTCAGGCAGGTCTTGGCGGATGGAGGCTACCCATGGCAGGAGAACTCGACGCAGGCGGCGCCACAGATCGCCGTGCTTGACCCGCTCAACGCCAATGTCATATACCTCAAGGTCGGCGAGCACATCGTCGTCGTGGACGTGAACAATGGGAAGGTGATTGGGGCCTCTCCGCTTGAAGAGGAGTACCTGTACCTTTCTCTTGTGCCATGTGTGCTTCCACCATGGCTTGGATCAAGCCGGATCCCTACCCCAG GAAAGAGCAATGGCATGGAAGCGACAGATGATCCGGTTAGTTGCATCTGA
- the LOC123110332 gene encoding uncharacterized protein isoform X1: MSLRRLIGISSAAVSVRSLSGRLPHTFSTAAASSHPPWAVIDRTTRVDRSSSAPGACFRPVEPPAVSRVSAPAHLIDPSQRPGAGSTNVLHHLGGNVVQLLFGTVDAASGDGHLLLSYHDHRAEGPCTTWDLTGDPEIHRFVCNPLTGQMLRLPDIGGSRRIIVFHHMGLLTQADARLGNGPPDRFAVAELIFDGAAFERFLSDEGEWRTVMGVPRGPLLRRQMEVNQETVAFGGRLWWVDLAFGAISVDPFADWPETRFVELPSGSVLPARASTNDGDFGELEDKVMFKEEVAKHRRIGVSEGRLRYAEVSPHDPFLLSSFALDGDEGSGWTLEHQVALRQVLADGGYPWQENSTQAAPQIAVLDPLNANVIYLKVGEHIVVVDVNNGKVIGASPLEEEYLYLSLVPCVLPPWLGSSRIPTPGKSNGMEATDDPSSFCIVRTQDRLFFRFPGSNRWRGCVVL; the protein is encoded by the exons ATGTCGCTCCGGCGCCTCATCGGCATATCCTCCGCCGCAGTCTCCGTCCGCTCCCTCTCCGGGCGCCTCCCCCACACCTTCTCCAccgctgccgcctcctcgcacccgcCATGGGCCGTCATCGACCGCACGACAAGGGTCGACAGGTCGTCGTCGGCCCCGGGCGCGTGCTTCCGCCCCGTCGAGCCCCCGGCCGTCTCCCGCGTCTCCGCCCCGGCGCACCTCATCGATCCCAGCCAACGCCCCGGCGCGGGCAGCACCAACGTCCTCCATCACCTCGGCGGCAACGTCGTCCAGCTCCTCTTCGGCACCGTCGACGCCGCCAGCGGcgacggccacctcctcctcaGCTACCACGACCACCGAGCCGAGGGCCCCTGCACCACCTGGGATCTGACGGGGGACCCCGAAATTCACCGCTTCGTCTGCAACCCCCTCACCGGCCAGATGCTCCGCCTGCCCGACATCGGCGGCTCCAGGAGGATCATCGTCTTCCACCACATGGGTCTCCTCACGCAGGCTGATGCCCGGCTCGGGAACGGGCCGCCTGACAGGTTCGCCGTCGCCGAGCTCATCTTCGATGGCGCCGCCTTCGAGCGGTTTCTCTCGGATGAAGGGGAGTGGCGGACGGTGATGGGCGTACCGCGCGGACCGCTGCTCCGGCGCCAGATGGAGGTGAACCAGGAGACGGTTGCCTTCGGCGGCCGCCTGTGGTGGGTCGACCTGGCCTTTGGCGCCATCTCCGTTGACCCCTTCGCCGACTGGCCGGAGACCCGCTTCGTCGAGCTGCCCAGCGGCAGCGTGCTCCCTGCGCGCGCAAGTACAAATGACGGAGATTTTGGGGAGCTCGAGGACAAGGTGATGTTCAAGGAGGAGGTGGCCAAGCACCGGCGCATCGGCGTAAGCGAGGGGCGGCTGCGCTACGCCGAGGTCTCTCCTCACGACCCGTTCCTGCTCAGTTCCTTTGCGCTCGACGGCGACGAGGGCAGCGGCTGGACGCTGGAGCACCAGGTGGCGCTCAGGCAGGTCTTGGCGGATGGAGGCTACCCATGGCAGGAGAACTCGACGCAGGCGGCGCCACAGATCGCCGTGCTTGACCCGCTCAACGCCAATGTCATATACCTCAAGGTCGGCGAGCACATCGTCGTCGTGGACGTGAACAATGGGAAGGTGATTGGGGCCTCTCCGCTTGAAGAGGAGTACCTGTACCTTTCTCTTGTGCCATGTGTGCTTCCACCATGGCTTGGATCAAGCCGGATCCCTACCCCAG GAAAGAGCAATGGCATGGAAGCGACAGATGATCCG TCCTCCTTTTGCATTGTCAGGACTCAGGATCGTTTATTTTTCAG GTTCCCTGGAAGTAATAGATGGAGGGGTTGTGTTGTATTATGA